A portion of the Flavobacterium limnophilum genome contains these proteins:
- a CDS encoding IS1096 element passenger TnpR family protein, protein MVYKFRVILDAEEDIFRDIAILAEDTLEDLHNAIFNSFGFDGMEVASFYTCDDTWNQEDEIPMFDTGDIPGEQKTMSDYLLSDILDKENTKIIYVYDFINMWTFLVELAAIEEVVAGNTYPETIFSVGEMPDEAMEKHFIAEDDENESYNEFEDDLDEEDLDMFSGDDSFEDYGFEENWN, encoded by the coding sequence ATGGTTTACAAATTCAGGGTAATTCTCGATGCCGAAGAGGACATTTTTAGAGATATTGCGATACTTGCAGAAGATACTTTAGAGGATTTACACAACGCCATCTTCAATTCTTTTGGATTTGACGGTATGGAAGTGGCTTCTTTCTACACCTGTGACGACACTTGGAATCAGGAAGACGAAATTCCGATGTTTGATACCGGTGATATTCCGGGCGAACAAAAAACGATGAGCGATTATTTGCTTTCGGACATTTTGGACAAAGAAAACACTAAAATAATTTATGTTTACGATTTCATCAATATGTGGACTTTCCTTGTGGAACTAGCCGCAATCGAAGAAGTTGTTGCAGGAAACACCTATCCTGAAACTATTTTCTCTGTTGGCGAAATGCCGGATGAAGCCATGGAAAAACATTTTATTGCCGAAGACGATGAAAATGAAAGTTATAATGAATTTGAAGATGATCTTGACGAAGAAGATCTAGACATGTTTAGCGGAGACGATAGTTTTGAAGACTACGGATTTGAAGAAAACTGGAATTAA
- a CDS encoding sugar O-acetyltransferase, which yields MKTEKDKMITGEYYLAGDPILVKERRKTKNLLHRLNVIEYRITKKAREIIQELIPDAGTNLYIEPPFHCDYGYNIVCGDNVYFNVNCVVLDSAPIKIGSNVFFAPNVQLYTANHPLEAELRKTLENALPIAIGDDCWIGGNTVILPGITIGNGCVIGAGSVVTKDIPDNSLAVGNPAKVIKRLNNNNK from the coding sequence ATGAAAACCGAAAAAGATAAAATGATAACCGGTGAATATTACTTGGCTGGTGACCCAATTCTGGTAAAAGAACGCCGAAAAACCAAAAATCTACTCCACCGATTAAACGTCATTGAATATAGAATAACTAAAAAGGCTAGAGAAATAATCCAAGAATTAATTCCTGATGCTGGAACAAATCTTTACATCGAACCGCCCTTTCATTGTGATTATGGGTACAATATTGTTTGTGGCGACAATGTATATTTCAATGTGAATTGTGTGGTTTTGGATAGTGCACCCATAAAAATTGGTTCCAATGTTTTTTTTGCGCCCAATGTTCAATTGTACACTGCCAATCATCCTTTGGAAGCTGAACTAAGAAAAACACTAGAAAATGCTTTACCCATTGCTATTGGCGATGATTGCTGGATTGGAGGAAATACCGTTATTCTTCCTGGAATAACCATAGGAAACGGCTGCGTGATTGGCGCTGGTTCTGTAGTAACCAAAGACATCCCTGATAATTCATTGGCAGTAGGAAATCCTGCGAAAGTGATTAAGAGACTCAATAACAACAACAAATAA
- a CDS encoding nucleoid-associated protein, translating to MINLFNTHIETISIHRVGNKSRNEAIFLSEEAFKLNDEVVPLIKEYFFKPFREKEENYFQFAHEVDLEYNDMYKLASQIFENPSNIHEVSKQITTHLFEQSNHPHIKNGEVYVTHLTNLNIDNNVVDAIGIFKSELQADFLQFEEKGSNLEMVLQHGINLSKLDKGCIIFNYKKEEGYKILTVDSNRYDARYWLEHFLSVDAFEDENFITKKYLKFCQGFAKDVVFPAEDKKEEVMFMNRSVNYFAKNDQFEESNFLNEVLDNPDLIPEFKNYKVDKGEKYSIEDVTTFPIANAAVSDARKSIKNVINLDTQIQIKMDFINPESAEKFVEKGWDEEKQMYYYLVYFNKEVKS from the coding sequence ATGATAAATTTATTCAATACGCATATCGAAACGATTTCCATTCACAGAGTTGGGAACAAGAGCCGCAACGAAGCCATATTCTTGTCGGAAGAAGCTTTTAAGTTGAATGATGAAGTGGTGCCTTTGATTAAAGAATATTTCTTTAAACCTTTTCGCGAAAAAGAAGAAAACTACTTTCAGTTTGCCCACGAAGTCGATTTGGAATACAATGACATGTATAAATTGGCTAGCCAAATTTTCGAAAACCCGAGTAACATTCACGAAGTTTCTAAGCAAATAACTACCCATTTATTCGAACAATCGAACCATCCGCACATCAAAAATGGAGAGGTTTACGTAACACATTTGACCAACCTGAATATCGACAACAATGTCGTGGATGCCATCGGGATATTCAAAAGCGAATTACAAGCAGATTTCTTGCAGTTTGAAGAAAAAGGTTCCAATCTTGAAATGGTTTTGCAACACGGAATCAACCTCAGCAAACTGGACAAAGGTTGTATAATTTTCAATTATAAAAAAGAAGAAGGCTACAAAATCTTGACTGTCGATAGTAACCGTTATGACGCCCGTTATTGGTTGGAACATTTCCTTTCGGTGGATGCTTTTGAAGACGAAAATTTCATCACCAAGAAATACTTGAAATTCTGTCAAGGATTTGCAAAAGACGTTGTTTTTCCAGCCGAAGACAAAAAAGAAGAAGTGATGTTCATGAATCGTTCAGTCAATTATTTTGCCAAAAATGACCAATTCGAAGAAAGCAATTTCCTGAATGAAGTTTTGGACAATCCCGATTTGATTCCTGAATTCAAAAACTACAAAGTAGATAAAGGCGAAAAATACAGCATCGAAGACGTGACAACGTTTCCTATTGCCAATGCAGCGGTTTCGGATGCCAGAAAATCGATTAAAAACGTAATCAACTTGGATACGCAAATTCAAATTAAGATGGATTTCATCAATCCG